One genomic window of Maribacter aquivivus includes the following:
- a CDS encoding DUF421 domain-containing protein, whose translation MEIFDPLSLKTVLQIVVAAVFIYLYMMFITRVTGKRTFAKMTSFDFAVTIAMGSILADAVNTPESSLMPAMVSIALLAGLQALFAKLLSSSDAAQKIITNTPILLMKNGTILKKNLNKALVSQADLMGKLREANVLQLSQVKAVIFETTGDISVLHSDKPIDIDAVIMEDVKSEA comes from the coding sequence ATGGAAATTTTTGACCCACTTTCGTTAAAAACCGTTTTACAAATTGTCGTTGCAGCAGTTTTCATCTATTTATATATGATGTTCATTACTCGAGTAACTGGTAAAAGAACATTTGCTAAAATGACAAGTTTTGATTTTGCAGTTACCATTGCCATGGGTTCTATTCTAGCCGATGCCGTAAACACACCTGAATCAAGTTTAATGCCCGCAATGGTCTCTATAGCATTGCTTGCTGGTTTACAAGCTTTATTCGCCAAGTTATTATCATCATCTGATGCCGCACAAAAAATAATAACCAACACACCTATTCTTCTAATGAAAAATGGTACAATTTTAAAAAAGAACCTAAATAAAGCATTGGTAAGTCAGGCAGATTTAATGGGAAAGCTTCGAGAAGCAAATGTTTTACAGTTGTCACAGGTAAAAGCTGTCATTTTTGAAACTACAGGCGATATATCAGTTCTTCACTCAGATAAACCTATTGACATTGATGCTGTTATTATGGAAGACGTAAAATCTGAAGCATAA
- a CDS encoding antibiotic biosynthesis monooxygenase family protein — MKKPYYAVIFTSTRTAGDDGYGDMADFMEQLAKKQSGYIGIESARQEIGITVSYWESLNAIHDWKQQADHLLAQKKGISDWYNSYTVRICLVEREYSFNRGT, encoded by the coding sequence ATGAAGAAGCCTTATTACGCCGTTATTTTTACTTCTACGAGAACTGCAGGTGATGATGGTTATGGCGATATGGCAGATTTCATGGAGCAATTGGCAAAAAAACAATCTGGCTATATTGGTATTGAAAGTGCGCGCCAAGAAATAGGAATAACCGTAAGTTATTGGGAAAGTCTAAATGCAATTCATGATTGGAAACAGCAAGCAGACCATTTATTAGCTCAGAAAAAAGGTATATCAGATTGGTACAATTCTTATACTGTTCGTATTTGTTTAGTAGAACGAGAATATAGTTTTAACAGAGGCACATAA
- a CDS encoding nicotinic acid mononucleotide adenyltransferase, with the protein MKTIKLLTGYFLLATLMVSCYTEVIIEDDFIEESAFNTNQVLQSYDLWYVDINATRGNGEVPFLQRAFTVSFDRGVLYANNNIVGIGKTGGGYGIDVGTYGTLRGTVDINHDIDGSWFLEVFAVNYNTIELYDANSDTSYYLKGYQINNFDYDTMFYDNINYFIQEYDAWEKIYTSETGALNDFDNENYVQFLPNFFRSSLDAPNMNVSNLQWDFEGDYQVYDVQGDNSLKTLTLDYDFMGNDYFELYVINDSTIELYHPDSGTTYEFRGRGYQEYLKSAKGSESKKRIKSSNPTMNVERKKAK; encoded by the coding sequence ATGAAAACTATAAAACTACTTACAGGATATTTCCTATTAGCCACCTTAATGGTTTCGTGTTATACAGAAGTAATTATTGAGGATGATTTTATAGAGGAGTCGGCTTTTAATACCAATCAAGTTTTACAAAGCTATGATCTTTGGTATGTAGATATTAATGCGACGCGTGGTAATGGTGAAGTGCCTTTTTTACAAAGAGCGTTTACAGTGTCCTTTGATCGCGGAGTATTATATGCTAATAATAATATTGTTGGCATCGGTAAAACTGGTGGTGGTTATGGTATAGATGTAGGTACCTATGGTACGCTTAGAGGTACGGTAGATATTAATCATGATATTGACGGATCTTGGTTTTTAGAAGTTTTTGCGGTTAATTATAATACTATAGAGTTGTATGATGCAAATTCAGATACCTCGTATTATTTAAAAGGATATCAGATTAATAATTTCGATTATGACACGATGTTTTATGATAATATCAACTATTTCATACAGGAATATGATGCTTGGGAGAAAATCTATACTAGTGAAACAGGTGCTTTAAATGATTTTGATAATGAAAATTATGTGCAGTTTTTACCAAATTTTTTCAGATCTTCTTTAGATGCGCCGAATATGAACGTTTCTAATTTACAGTGGGATTTTGAAGGTGATTACCAGGTATATGACGTACAAGGTGATAATTCATTAAAAACATTGACTTTAGATTATGACTTTATGGGCAATGATTACTTTGAGTTATATGTCATTAACGATAGCACTATAGAGTTATATCACCCAGATAGCGGTACAACATATGAGTTTAGAGGTAGAGGATACCAAGAGTATTTGAAATCTGCCAAAGGTTCAGAAAGCAAGAAAAGAATAAAATCTTCTAACCCTACAATGAATGTAGAACGAAAGAAGGCAAAATAG
- a CDS encoding CAP domain-containing protein encodes MKSTFIFSALILVLLSSCSKNQNSTDYAENSEYTLTEYTLASSKYHNTIEAELFELINNYRTDIGLNELVFENATYYYASLHTNYMISKKSTSHDNFSKRAEYISERLDADFVSENVARNYETIEDAFAAWLKNPGHKKNIEGEYNYSAISIIQSSNGDYYYTQIFVK; translated from the coding sequence ATGAAATCCACCTTCATTTTTTCCGCTTTAATTTTAGTCCTTTTATCCTCTTGTTCAAAAAACCAAAACTCTACAGATTACGCAGAGAATTCAGAATATACGTTAACAGAATACACTTTAGCCTCTTCTAAGTACCACAATACTATTGAAGCTGAACTTTTTGAATTGATAAATAACTATAGAACAGATATAGGTTTAAATGAATTGGTATTTGAAAACGCAACCTATTACTATGCAAGCCTTCATACAAATTATATGATTTCTAAAAAAAGTACCAGTCATGATAATTTTAGTAAACGGGCAGAATATATTTCTGAGCGATTAGATGCTGATTTTGTTTCTGAAAATGTTGCTCGCAATTATGAAACTATAGAAGATGCTTTTGCAGCTTGGTTGAAAAACCCAGGACATAAAAAAAATATTGAAGGCGAGTACAATTACTCAGCAATCAGCATTATTCAAAGTAGTAATGGAGATTATTATTATACTCAAATATTTGTAAAGTAA
- a CDS encoding NAD(P)H-dependent glycerol-3-phosphate dehydrogenase — translation MNKDAKFAVLGGGSWATAIVKMLTNNQEEVGWYMRNTDAIEHIKTQKHNPNYLTSVEFKPEQLILTNDINEAVNYADVLIFAIPSAFLVGELEKLTVSLKDKIIFSAIKGIVPESGLIVGEHFHNTYEIPFDHIGVITGPCHAEEVAMERLSYLTIACADTEKAKLIANNLSSNYIKTNISKDIIGTEYAAMLKNIYAIAAGIAHGLGYGDNFQSVLMSNAIREMKRYTKRIHKLDRNINKSAYLGDLLVTGYSVFSRNRMFGNMIGKGYTVKSAQMEMSMIAEGYYAAKSAYKIKENFTKKVKTPIIDAVYKILYENKNPKKVFLDLTDKLD, via the coding sequence ATGAACAAGGATGCGAAATTTGCGGTTTTAGGCGGTGGAAGTTGGGCTACGGCTATTGTTAAAATGCTAACCAATAACCAAGAAGAAGTTGGTTGGTATATGCGTAATACAGATGCTATTGAGCATATTAAAACTCAAAAGCACAACCCTAACTACCTTACTTCAGTAGAGTTTAAGCCTGAGCAATTGATTTTAACGAATGATATTAACGAGGCTGTCAATTATGCCGATGTTTTAATTTTCGCTATCCCTTCTGCTTTTTTAGTGGGAGAATTAGAAAAACTGACCGTTTCATTAAAAGATAAAATAATTTTTTCTGCAATTAAAGGTATTGTACCTGAATCTGGATTAATAGTCGGGGAGCATTTTCATAATACTTATGAAATACCTTTTGATCATATTGGTGTTATTACTGGACCCTGCCATGCAGAAGAAGTTGCTATGGAGCGACTTTCTTATTTAACCATTGCTTGTGCAGATACAGAGAAGGCAAAATTGATTGCCAATAATCTCTCTAGCAATTACATTAAAACTAATATCAGTAAGGACATTATTGGTACAGAATATGCCGCCATGCTGAAAAACATCTATGCCATTGCAGCTGGTATTGCTCACGGATTGGGTTATGGTGATAATTTTCAGAGTGTATTAATGAGTAATGCCATTCGTGAAATGAAACGTTACACTAAGCGTATTCACAAATTAGACCGTAACATTAACAAGTCTGCCTATCTAGGTGATTTATTGGTTACCGGATACTCTGTATTTAGTCGTAATAGAATGTTTGGTAACATGATCGGAAAAGGCTACACTGTAAAAAGTGCACAGATGGAAATGAGTATGATTGCCGAAGGATATTACGCCGCAAAAAGTGCTTATAAAATAAAAGAGAACTTTACAAAAAAGGTCAAAACTCCTATTATTGACGCTGTTTATAAAATTCTCTATGAAAATAAGAATCCTAAAAAGGTGTTTCTTGATTTAACTGATAAGTTAGATTAA
- a CDS encoding CAP domain-containing protein, which yields MKMRLLYAVPVFLLLFLNSCTSDSIDDTPVLEAENVLTIEQDLLDIVNAHRLSLKTNTLVFSDVAYKYANLHTDYMISKGSISHDNFSSRASNIDSEISVEMVAENVAKDYQSALEAFEGWYISSSHKKTMEGDFTHTGISVKKDDLGNYYFTQLFYKQ from the coding sequence ATGAAAATGAGATTGCTTTACGCGGTCCCTGTCTTTTTATTACTTTTTCTTAATTCTTGCACTAGCGACTCTATAGATGATACGCCGGTACTTGAAGCTGAAAATGTTTTAACTATAGAGCAGGACCTACTAGATATTGTTAATGCGCACAGGTTAAGTTTAAAAACCAATACATTAGTTTTTAGTGATGTAGCATATAAATATGCTAACCTTCATACAGACTACATGATATCTAAAGGTAGCATTAGCCACGATAATTTTAGCTCGAGAGCATCTAACATCGATTCTGAGATAAGTGTTGAAATGGTTGCAGAAAATGTTGCCAAAGATTATCAATCTGCTTTAGAGGCTTTTGAAGGATGGTACATTAGTAGTAGCCATAAAAAAACTATGGAAGGGGACTTTACACATACAGGTATAAGCGTAAAGAAAGATGACCTAGGCAACTATTACTTTACCCAACTTTTTTATAAGCAATAA
- a CDS encoding CvpA family protein translates to MGLLDILLGLPLIWGLWKGYKNGLFMEIASIVALVAGIFGAIHFSYITGNYLSEHLNWDERNMSIIAFIITLILIIIIVNLIGKLLTKVANFAMLGALNKIAGGIFGALKVAILLGAAFIFFDRMDNTFSLLDEETKQESILYQPIKDIGALIFDTVLQNEELQKESSEEPVII, encoded by the coding sequence ATGGGACTTTTAGATATTTTACTTGGATTACCCTTAATATGGGGTCTATGGAAGGGATATAAAAATGGTCTATTCATGGAAATAGCATCTATTGTAGCACTTGTTGCAGGTATTTTCGGCGCAATCCATTTTTCTTACATAACTGGCAACTATTTATCTGAGCATTTAAACTGGGATGAACGCAACATGAGTATCATTGCCTTTATAATTACATTGATACTTATCATCATCATTGTAAATTTAATTGGAAAACTATTGACCAAAGTTGCCAACTTCGCAATGCTTGGCGCTTTAAATAAAATTGCAGGGGGAATTTTCGGTGCTTTAAAAGTTGCTATTTTATTAGGTGCCGCTTTTATATTTTTTGATAGAATGGACAATACATTTAGTTTATTAGATGAGGAGACTAAGCAAGAATCAATTCTTTATCAACCTATTAAAGATATAGGTGCATTAATTTTTGATACGGTCTTACAAAATGAAGAGCTTCAAAAGGAATCTTCTGAAGAACCTGTTATCATATAA
- a CDS encoding helix-turn-helix domain-containing protein has translation MKIELETIDPESKSPFRLLHDPKLSHLFYWHFHPEYELVYIEGANGTRHVGDHISEYEETDLVLIGSNIPHLNFDYGVKTVYREEVLHIKPSFKSDFVDPIPELQSLNRLLDLSRYGIAFHGETKKVVGKLLKELHTLKPFEYFMAIMNILKRLSQSNEFELLHKKPYKNRYSKKEQSRIRDIYALIDERYQGKISVDEVAKFCNLTKPAFCRYFKKATGSTFIEFLNQYRISQSKRLLLTGKNVSETCFECGFESLSYFNRTFKKVTGENPSAFKKRLQRN, from the coding sequence ATGAAGATTGAATTAGAAACCATTGATCCTGAATCTAAAAGTCCGTTCAGACTTTTACATGACCCCAAACTGAGTCACCTTTTCTACTGGCATTTTCATCCAGAATATGAGCTGGTATATATTGAAGGTGCCAATGGAACTAGACATGTTGGTGACCATATTTCTGAATATGAAGAAACCGATTTGGTTCTTATAGGTTCTAACATACCACACCTAAATTTTGACTATGGTGTAAAAACAGTTTACCGCGAAGAAGTCTTACACATTAAGCCTTCTTTTAAGAGTGATTTTGTTGATCCAATTCCAGAGTTGCAAAGCTTAAATAGATTACTAGATCTTTCTAGATACGGAATCGCTTTTCACGGGGAAACTAAGAAAGTGGTGGGCAAATTATTAAAGGAACTTCACACCTTAAAACCTTTTGAATATTTTATGGCTATCATGAATATTCTTAAAAGGCTTTCTCAAAGCAATGAGTTCGAATTGTTACACAAAAAACCTTATAAGAATAGATATAGTAAAAAAGAACAGAGTAGAATTCGTGATATTTATGCTTTAATCGATGAACGTTATCAAGGTAAAATTTCGGTAGATGAAGTTGCTAAATTCTGTAATTTAACGAAACCTGCCTTTTGCCGATACTTTAAAAAAGCCACGGGTAGCACTTTTATAGAGTTCTTAAATCAATATCGCATAAGTCAATCTAAACGTTTATTACTTACCGGAAAAAACGTTAGTGAAACTTGTTTTGAATGCGGATTTGAAAGTCTATCATACTTCAATAGAACTTTTAAAAAAGTAACAGGAGAAAACCCTTCAGCATTTAAAAAGAGACTTCAACGCAATTAA
- a CDS encoding 3-hydroxyanthranilate 3,4-dioxygenase produces the protein MSIQAPFNLNKWIEENRASLKPPVGNKNLYKDAGDYIVMIVAGPNARKDYHYNETEELFYQLEGHIEVHIQEDGKKRTMQLGPGDMYLHPAKVPHSPARKEGSIGLVIERKRADMNVDDGLLWFCDNCNHKLYETYFTLHDIEKDFLAHFKHFYSSKELRTCDNCGTVMPVDERFIAKE, from the coding sequence ATGAGTATACAAGCACCATTTAATCTTAACAAATGGATAGAAGAAAACAGAGCTTCCCTCAAGCCACCTGTTGGAAATAAGAATTTATATAAAGATGCTGGCGATTATATTGTTATGATTGTTGCAGGACCAAATGCAAGAAAAGATTACCATTATAACGAAACTGAAGAGTTGTTTTATCAACTTGAAGGTCATATAGAAGTTCACATTCAAGAAGACGGTAAAAAAAGGACCATGCAATTAGGTCCTGGAGACATGTATTTGCATCCTGCAAAAGTACCGCACTCTCCTGCTCGTAAAGAAGGCTCTATTGGTTTAGTCATTGAACGAAAACGCGCAGACATGAATGTTGACGATGGTCTGTTGTGGTTCTGCGACAATTGCAACCACAAACTATATGAAACCTATTTCACCCTTCATGATATAGAAAAAGATTTCTTAGCTCACTTTAAGCATTTTTACAGCTCAAAAGAATTAAGAACTTGTGATAATTGTGGCACTGTAATGCCGGTTGATGAACGTTTTATAGCTAAAGAATAA
- a CDS encoding DUF1304 domain-containing protein, which translates to MIIAAKIITALVALIHIYILWFEMFAWTTTGRKVFRNFPKDLFEPTKSMAANQGLYNGFLAAGLIWSFFITDIQWSANVALFFLGCVAIAGAYGAQTVSKKIFIVQSIPALIGIIFWSIVKFS; encoded by the coding sequence ATGATAATAGCAGCAAAAATTATTACCGCTCTCGTAGCCCTCATTCATATTTATATTCTTTGGTTTGAAATGTTCGCATGGACTACGACCGGCAGAAAAGTATTTAGAAATTTTCCGAAAGATTTATTTGAACCCACAAAGTCTATGGCGGCAAACCAAGGGTTATACAATGGCTTTTTAGCTGCTGGGCTGATATGGTCTTTTTTCATAACCGACATACAATGGTCTGCAAACGTTGCACTCTTCTTTTTAGGTTGCGTTGCTATTGCTGGGGCTTATGGTGCACAAACCGTAAGTAAAAAAATATTTATTGTTCAAAGTATTCCTGCATTGATCGGAATTATATTTTGGTCTATCGTAAAATTTTCATAG
- a CDS encoding glycerol-3-phosphate dehydrogenase/oxidase: MKNIKFTNLERQKTIDNLESEDFDLVVIGGGITGGGIALDAASRGLKVALLEKGDFASGTSSKSTKLIHGGLRYLKQFDFWLVKEVGSERAIVHKLAPHLVLPEKMLLPLIENGSYGKWLTSIGLKVYDILAQVSGDDKRKMLEKKEAMKLEPLLPKKILNGAGYYAEYRTDDARLTIENIKTSLLFGAQALNYAKVNEFVYDNEKIAGVKAIDTVTGKEFTIKSKYVISAAGPWVDELRSLNNSKKGKQLHLTKGVHLVFPYEKLPVKQSCYFDIPDGRMMFAIPRGKITYVGTTDTNFNDNKDNVRTDLADAIYLISAVNNMFPAINLELEDIVSSWAGLRPLIHEEGKSASELSRKDEIFVSDTGLISIAGGKLTGYRKMAERVVDRIAKKMEEEHDTELKECYTEKIFLCGNVDFKKFKHVTKYIDEVFDQIKADGFTKHDAWFLVTNYGKQTDTILETYAGIVEEDKYVRLAKAELAFGIDYEMVQTPMDFFIRRTGRLYFDIDSIRTLMEPLLKEFQSRFNVDQTKIEEWRSILNAEIKEHSDFSLERR, translated from the coding sequence ATGAAAAATATAAAATTTACCAATTTAGAACGCCAAAAAACGATAGATAACTTAGAATCCGAAGATTTTGATTTAGTGGTAATCGGTGGTGGAATTACAGGTGGTGGTATCGCCCTAGATGCAGCATCACGTGGGTTAAAAGTAGCCTTATTAGAAAAAGGAGATTTTGCTTCTGGTACAAGTAGCAAATCTACCAAACTGATACATGGTGGACTTCGCTACTTGAAACAATTCGATTTTTGGTTGGTGAAAGAAGTAGGGTCTGAGCGCGCCATTGTACATAAATTGGCTCCTCATTTAGTACTGCCAGAAAAAATGTTATTACCGTTAATAGAAAATGGTTCTTACGGTAAATGGTTAACATCTATTGGTCTTAAAGTATATGATATTCTAGCTCAGGTTTCAGGAGATGATAAGCGAAAAATGCTAGAAAAAAAGGAAGCCATGAAATTGGAGCCTTTATTACCGAAAAAGATTCTGAACGGTGCAGGTTATTATGCTGAATATAGAACAGATGATGCCCGTTTAACAATTGAAAATATAAAAACCAGTCTTTTATTTGGTGCACAGGCATTAAATTATGCAAAGGTAAATGAGTTTGTGTATGACAACGAGAAAATTGCCGGTGTTAAGGCAATAGATACGGTTACGGGCAAAGAATTTACCATTAAATCTAAATACGTAATCAGTGCCGCTGGTCCGTGGGTAGATGAATTGCGAAGCCTAAATAATTCTAAAAAAGGAAAACAACTTCATTTAACCAAAGGGGTTCACTTGGTTTTTCCTTACGAAAAATTGCCAGTGAAACAATCTTGCTATTTTGATATACCAGATGGCAGAATGATGTTTGCCATACCAAGAGGTAAAATTACTTATGTAGGTACAACAGATACCAACTTTAATGATAATAAAGACAATGTAAGAACAGATCTTGCAGATGCCATTTATTTGATTTCTGCGGTGAATAATATGTTTCCTGCCATTAATTTGGAGTTAGAAGATATTGTTTCCTCCTGGGCCGGATTAAGACCGTTAATTCATGAAGAAGGTAAATCTGCTTCAGAATTATCAAGAAAAGATGAGATTTTTGTATCAGATACGGGTTTAATCAGTATTGCAGGTGGTAAACTTACAGGCTATCGTAAAATGGCAGAAAGAGTAGTGGATCGTATTGCTAAGAAAATGGAAGAGGAGCATGATACCGAACTCAAAGAATGCTACACAGAGAAAATATTTTTATGTGGAAATGTCGATTTCAAAAAATTCAAGCATGTAACAAAATACATTGATGAGGTGTTTGACCAAATTAAAGCAGACGGATTTACAAAGCACGATGCTTGGTTTTTGGTGACCAATTATGGAAAACAAACAGATACCATTCTTGAAACCTATGCAGGTATTGTAGAGGAAGATAAATACGTTCGTTTAGCCAAAGCAGAATTAGCTTTTGGTATTGATTATGAAATGGTACAAACTCCAATGGATTTCTTCATTCGAAGAACTGGTAGACTTTATTTCGATATAGACAGCATTAGAACTTTAATGGAACCTTTATTAAAAGAGTTCCAAAGTAGATTTAATGTAGATCAAACTAAAATTGAAGAATGGAGATCAATTTTGAACGCAGAAATAAAAGAGCATTCAGATTTTTCTTTAGAAAGGCGTTAA
- the glpK gene encoding glycerol kinase GlpK gives MSRQFIISLDQGTTSSRALLIDHDGTIQGMVQKEFKQIFPKSGWVEHDPKEILASQMGVLKELLEQKKVKPSEIVGIGITNQRETTVVWDKNTGEPVYNAIVWQDKRTADICEHLKKIGLTEHVKTTTGLVIDSYFSGTKVKWILDNVEGAKKKAQAGDLLMGTIDTWLVWNMTKDHNHVTDYTNASRTMIYDIVNLKWDDKMLKALDIPKTMLPEVKPSAANFGDYEIDGVKIPIAGIAGDQQAALFGQACFKKGSAKNTYGTGCFMLMNTGEKPQFSKNGLLTTIAYGIDGKVNYALEGSIFIAGAAIQWLRDGLELIKDAKETEDLANSIEGENPVYVVPAFAGLGAPYWDMYARGAVFGLTRDTGKAHLAKATLEALAYQTKDILKAMEDDSGIQLKNLRVDGGACANNHLMQFQADILDSEVHRPEIIESTAMGAAFLAGIQVGFWQQSDIDQNRPMDRIFKPTFDRVKRKRLYKKWQKAVERSKGWEEEE, from the coding sequence ATGTCAAGGCAATTTATAATATCATTAGATCAGGGTACAACGAGCTCTAGGGCTTTATTAATAGACCATGATGGTACCATTCAAGGAATGGTACAAAAAGAATTCAAACAGATTTTTCCTAAATCGGGTTGGGTAGAGCATGATCCAAAAGAAATTTTAGCTTCTCAGATGGGGGTTTTAAAAGAACTTTTAGAGCAGAAAAAAGTGAAACCCTCAGAAATTGTAGGTATAGGTATTACCAACCAAAGAGAAACTACCGTAGTTTGGGATAAAAATACGGGAGAACCTGTTTATAATGCCATTGTGTGGCAAGACAAACGTACGGCAGATATTTGTGAGCATTTGAAAAAAATTGGACTCACAGAGCATGTAAAGACAACTACAGGTTTGGTTATTGATTCTTATTTTTCGGGTACTAAAGTAAAATGGATTCTCGATAATGTTGAAGGAGCCAAGAAGAAAGCTCAAGCAGGCGATTTATTGATGGGCACCATTGATACTTGGTTAGTTTGGAACATGACGAAAGATCACAACCACGTAACAGATTATACCAATGCATCGCGTACCATGATTTATGATATCGTAAATCTAAAGTGGGACGATAAAATGTTGAAGGCATTAGATATACCTAAAACCATGCTGCCAGAAGTAAAACCATCTGCAGCGAATTTTGGAGATTATGAAATTGACGGAGTAAAAATTCCTATAGCAGGTATAGCAGGTGATCAACAAGCGGCATTATTTGGTCAAGCTTGTTTTAAGAAAGGATCTGCAAAAAATACCTACGGTACTGGTTGCTTCATGTTAATGAATACTGGTGAGAAACCACAATTTTCTAAAAACGGACTATTAACTACTATAGCTTACGGTATAGATGGTAAAGTTAATTATGCCCTAGAAGGTAGTATTTTTATTGCTGGTGCGGCGATACAGTGGTTGCGAGATGGTTTAGAACTTATTAAAGATGCCAAAGAAACAGAAGACTTGGCAAATTCAATAGAGGGTGAGAATCCCGTTTATGTTGTACCGGCTTTTGCAGGTCTAGGTGCACCGTATTGGGATATGTATGCTAGAGGAGCCGTTTTCGGTTTAACAAGAGATACAGGTAAAGCACATTTGGCAAAGGCGACCTTAGAAGCATTGGCTTACCAAACAAAAGACATTTTAAAGGCTATGGAAGATGATTCAGGCATTCAGCTAAAGAACTTACGAGTTGATGGTGGTGCATGTGCAAATAATCATTTAATGCAATTTCAGGCAGATATTTTAGATTCTGAAGTTCACCGACCTGAAATTATTGAATCTACCGCTATGGGGGCTGCTTTCTTAGCTGGTATTCAAGTAGGTTTCTGGCAACAATCTGATATTGATCAAAACCGACCAATGGACCGGATTTTTAAGCCAACTTTTGACCGTGTAAAAAGAAAGCGTCTGTACAAAAAATGGCAAAAGGCAGTTGAGAGATCAAAAGGTTGGGAAGAAGAGGAATAG